ACCACGAACATTCAGTCCTACTTCCACCAATCGCTCCAGACCGCTCTCGACAATAACAAACTCCGAGTAGAAGACGAAACCATCGGTTATCTTGTGCGCTTGTTGAGCAACTTCCTCCACAGCGACAAACTATTTGAAGAGAGTGAAGATGGCTTGCACATCAGACCGCTCGCTCTGTACTACGCCGAAGCGATAAGCCTCTCTTCGCGCTCCAACCGCCACCGAGTGCTGCAACAGTTGGGCGATGTCGCGCTCTTTATCTCCGGTCTGTTCGCCGACAGCCTGGAACGCAAACTGGTGGATGTCGATTACTACATCGCAATGGGCGGCAATGCCTACGGTTATCTGGCGGATAACGAGCGCCGTGTCGTGTTTGCTCAGATATTTTCCGAGCTTTCCCGGAATTTTGTAAGTTTTGTGGATGTGCTGAGCGAAATCAACGAGTCGTCAAACAACCGGAATCACCTCAATATCCTGCGTACTTATGAGATCTGGGCAAGAACCGGGAGTCCCCGCGCCGCGCGACGATTGAGGGCATTGGGCATCGAACCGGTCGCGGCCGCCAATCCTCGCCTTCGCCACTGAGAAGCCGCGGCCATGCCCCTGCAACGGCTGCAGCAGCATCTTCAGCAGATTTATGAGGTTGATGTTCCGCATGCGGTCACGGACTACCTGATCACCGACCCGATACTCGCCAACTGTCTTGCGGGCCGAGATAATGGTTGTCTTCGCCAGGAGCACCTACTCGTTCGCCAGGAGGATGCTTGCCTTGAGCTTTCGCTCTACATTTCTCAGGAGATCATCGAACGCCTGGTTGCGCGTAACCCAACCAAAGTACTCGATGAAACGAATCTCGCGGATTTCTGCATCGCCCTCGAAGGCATCAGCCATTTCGTCTACCTGGTATGGAATGCCACCTACGATCGCAGTGTCTCGCTATTTGAACTCGAACTGCAGGCGGAGATCGACAAGTACATCACTGCGGTGCTGCTCGCAGATCATGCCTGCGATCCCGTAGTCCACCGGCATCTGCATCGACGGCTGTTCAAAACCGTCGCGTTTTCCCACGAACTGGACGCAGAAGAGCAGCGGCGTTACCGGACCGCGAATCACTATGCGGACCGCTACTGCATGCATCTCCAGGAACGCTTCTTGCGCACACACCAGCCGGAAGGGATGTTGCGTGAACTTCGCCGCTACTACCGCCTGCCCCGACTGGACAAGTTGCGCCGTATCGACTCCGTACGCTGAATCACTGCCTCTCGATCAGCGCGAAATCGTCGGCATCCCTATTGGCTGGAAACCGCTCGCGATACGCAACGAGATCCTGGGCCGGGAAACGTACCGTCTGTATCGCCTCCACATGCGCAAGATGCGCGAGGGTGCGGCCCTGGGCATCGATCGCCATGCTGTCGCCTGCGTAGTCGATCCCGTTTCCGTCCTTCCCCACGCGATTGACGGCGGCGACACAGGAAAGGTTTTCGATAGCGCGCGCGGGCAGCAGACTGCACCAGTGATGACCGCGCCGCTTGGGCCAGTTGGCGACAAAGACTAGCAGATCAAAGTCGTCCCGATTTCTGCACCACACCGGAAATCGCAGGTCGTAGCAGACCAGTGGACAAATGCGCCAGCCCGCCAGTTCGACAATCAATCGCTGTTCTCCCGCCGTGTAGTGCAGGTGCTCATCGGCCATGCGAAACAGATGGCGCTTGTCGTAGTGCTCGAAACTACCGTCGGGCCGCATCCAGATCAGGCGGTTGAAATAGCGTCCCTGATCTTCGACGATCAGACTGCCCGTTACCACCGCATCCAGGTGCGCAGCCTGCTCCGC
This window of the Pseudomonadota bacterium genome carries:
- a CDS encoding amidohydrolase → MQDLTLTLVQSSLNWHDAVANREMFTQKLQIMAGTTDLVVLPEMFTTGFTMDAQAYAEPVDGPSVAWMAEQAAHLDAVVTGSLIVEDQGRYFNRLIWMRPDGSFEHYDKRHLFRMADEHLHYTAGEQRLIVELAGWRICPLVCYDLRFPVWCRNRDDFDLLVFVANWPKRRGHHWCSLLPARAIENLSCVAAVNRVGKDGNGIDYAGDSMAIDAQGRTLAHLAHVEAIQTVRFPAQDLVAYRERFPANRDADDFALIERQ